One stretch of Nomascus leucogenys isolate Asia chromosome 9, Asia_NLE_v1, whole genome shotgun sequence DNA includes these proteins:
- the CSN2 gene encoding beta-casein isoform X2, translated as MKVLILACLVALALARETVESLSSSEETITQYKEVEKIKHEDQQQGEDEHQDKIYPSFQPQPLIYPFVEPIPYGFLPQNILPLAQPAVVLPVPQPEIMEVPKAKDTIYTNGRVMPILKSLKMPFFDPQIPKLTDLENLHLPLPLLQPLMHQVPQPIPQTLALPPQPLWSVPQPKVLPIPQQVVPYPQRAVPVQALLLNQELLLNPTHQIYPVTQPLAPVHNPISV; from the exons ATGAAGGTCCTCATCCTTGCCTGCCTGGTGGCTCTTGCTCTTGCAAGGGAG actgTAGAAAGCCTTTCAAGCAGTGAG gaAACTATTACACAATACAAG GAAGTTGAGAAGATTAAACATGAGGACCAGCAGCAAGGAGAG gaTGAACACCAGGATAAAATCTACCCCTCTTTCCAGCCACAGCCTCTGATCTATCCATTCGTTGAGCCTATCCCCTATGGTTTTCTTCCACAAAACATTCTGCCTCTTGCTCAGCCTGCTGTGGTGCTGCCTGTCCCTCAGCCTGAAATAATGGAAGTCCCTAAAGCTAAAGACACTATCTACACTAACGGCAGAGTGATGCCCATCCTTAAATCTCTAAAGATGCCCTTTTTTGACCCTCAAATCCCAAAACTCACTGATCTTGAAAATCTGCATCTTCCTTTGCCTCTGCTCCAGCCCTTGATGCACCAGGTCCCTCAGCCTATTCCTCAGACTCTTGCACTTCCCCCTCAGCCCCTGTGGTCTGTTCCTCAGCCCAAAGTCCTGCCTATCCCCCAGCAAGTGGTGCCCTACCCTCAGAGAGCTGTGCCTGTTCAAGCGCTTCTGCTCAACCAAGAACTTCTACTTAACCCCACCCACCAGATCTACCCTGTGACTCAGCCACTTGCCCCAGTTCATAACCCTATTAGT gtcTAA
- the CSN2 gene encoding beta-casein isoform X1, which yields MKVLILACLVALALARETVESLSSSEETITQYKQEVEKIKHEDQQQGEDEHQDKIYPSFQPQPLIYPFVEPIPYGFLPQNILPLAQPAVVLPVPQPEIMEVPKAKDTIYTNGRVMPILKSLKMPFFDPQIPKLTDLENLHLPLPLLQPLMHQVPQPIPQTLALPPQPLWSVPQPKVLPIPQQVVPYPQRAVPVQALLLNQELLLNPTHQIYPVTQPLAPVHNPISV from the exons ATGAAGGTCCTCATCCTTGCCTGCCTGGTGGCTCTTGCTCTTGCAAGGGAG actgTAGAAAGCCTTTCAAGCAGTGAG gaAACTATTACACAATACAAG CAGGAAGTTGAGAAGATTAAACATGAGGACCAGCAGCAAGGAGAG gaTGAACACCAGGATAAAATCTACCCCTCTTTCCAGCCACAGCCTCTGATCTATCCATTCGTTGAGCCTATCCCCTATGGTTTTCTTCCACAAAACATTCTGCCTCTTGCTCAGCCTGCTGTGGTGCTGCCTGTCCCTCAGCCTGAAATAATGGAAGTCCCTAAAGCTAAAGACACTATCTACACTAACGGCAGAGTGATGCCCATCCTTAAATCTCTAAAGATGCCCTTTTTTGACCCTCAAATCCCAAAACTCACTGATCTTGAAAATCTGCATCTTCCTTTGCCTCTGCTCCAGCCCTTGATGCACCAGGTCCCTCAGCCTATTCCTCAGACTCTTGCACTTCCCCCTCAGCCCCTGTGGTCTGTTCCTCAGCCCAAAGTCCTGCCTATCCCCCAGCAAGTGGTGCCCTACCCTCAGAGAGCTGTGCCTGTTCAAGCGCTTCTGCTCAACCAAGAACTTCTACTTAACCCCACCCACCAGATCTACCCTGTGACTCAGCCACTTGCCCCAGTTCATAACCCTATTAGT gtcTAA